GGACATGTGTCACaaccgccagataaactttatgtaACGCATTTTCTCATTTTGAAAGATTCCAAAAACAAAAACTGTCGTAACGTTTTTATTGGTTAGATAAATATCTGGAAGTTGTTTGCAGCGTAAAGCGTATTTGTCAGAGTTCAACCACCACCAATTAATGTATATATAtttctgcaaaataaataaattatattgtattgtacCAACGTACTCCAGTACTGTACTGTACTGCCAGAGACGTAGCCACCAATGATACTCAGACTAAAGAGGTCGACTGAAGGAGTTGAGCGCTGAAAAAGTTTATTGCTGCCAATGAATGATGAAAATATCTTGCTTACACAATGACATCTTATATTATTTTGGGTAGGTTACTACTCAAATTACAAAGAATTCAGTTCTTACCATCGATATcaataaatgacaagatatggtcaagcgaacaaaatttttcacggtttaggaaccaaataaattagcgccatctcttagatactaatgaacgacccgtttgaaatccagacgtcactgaggttgcattggtcggtgtcattttgtttgttcaataaccctgtccatacgaagtaatatataagtcaatggttctTACCAATACTCTTTTCTTTATATCTTACATTCCCTATTTTACGCAGAGTGCGTATTTGCTTTTCTGAGCCCAAATTTGAGCCCTTAagttttattagatttttttatatatttatgcattaataaaaaagttaagtactttaattttaatttcagattttataagtaAACATGACGCCGAGCACATCAGGGGTTCGGAGTGCGATCAgaaaatacttagtaaaaagGAATCTACAGGATTCGTTTACCATCCAAATTATCCATTCCCCTATATACCAAAAGTTGTTTGTAGGTGagcgttttatttttactgattATGTGTACTCTTTTATTTTATGATATATATCCTATTGGAAGAATGTTcaattaaaaatctgatttattcCCAGATATTTTATATATGGTATGCAAGATTCACAAAATTTGGAGAGAGTCCGGTTAGAGTTTCAAAACTTTTCTATATCAAAAACTATACCAAAGGGAGAAAGTCCTAAAGCAGAGTAAGTGCCATCATCTTCTTTAAACCTTCTTTAGAAAGTAGTTCCTAAGGCATATAACTAAATTCTTTTTATACCTTAGATAAACTTTTAATAGATCAAAGGAGTAGGGGCTAAATTAAAATGCGAAAGGTTGTTACTATTGCAACTACTAGCAAAAGCTTTGCATCCAGTAATTGGTGCAATGCTAGATAAATCTCATAAAAAATCGAAACACTTCAAAGCTAAAAGGAGGTGTTACGATTTTTTGATGGGGCCTTGAGATATTATCAGTTCCTTATTTATACcttcaacatttttttttgatgaCACAACACAGATTAACTAAATGCTATAAATTCGTAGTTTCAGTTTCTTTGACCTCAAATTTTCCAAACTTGCAGCAGCGCATGTCCGGATGGATACCTGAAGGTCTACCTCCGCGGTCAGGAGGCGACTGACTCATACGACAAGCACGATGCGGAACTGTGCGGGGAGATGGAGGAGGGTCCTCCCGCCTTCCCGCCGCCGCTTCTGTCAGACGGGCCACGCCTGGTCATGGTGTTCAGCTCCGGAGACTACCAGGGACGAGGGTTCAAGGCGAAATATACTTTTGAGACTGGTGAGATCGGACTATTTCTCCTTTAGTTCGTTCTAAGATTCTTGTTCTTTGGGTGCCTTTTTGATTTGTGGTATACCTAATAATGGCGTTCACTAATtttgttctaatgctatttaaCCTCTGCAATAGaatcattgtcatcatcattgGTATGGATATACCTCTCAGTGTGGATAATCAACATGTGTTGATCTTACTTGATTTTAGCAATGCTTTCAAAAATGTTGATTTTGATCTTTTGTTGGCTATTTTAGCTTGTCTTAACATATTATCTCTTGAAGTGGTTGACTGGTTTCACATTTAGATACTTGTTGGTCGCCAGCAACGGGCATGTGTTTATCCAACTTTGATACAGTTTTCTAACGGGTACTTGATCAATGCTGGTGTACCGCAAGGTGGTGTGTTGTCTCCTCTCCttctttcaattttcaaaaggaCGGCAAAAACTTTGAAAAAGGACCATagacgggttcgaaactagtcgtgAGTCCAGCCGTAAGgtatttgtttttacttttcaaCAGATCAGGTCAGCTTTACCTTTAACTGACTAAGGCTTTACTTTACTATAAGGGATAAGATCCGATATAAGGAgttccgcaggagaaccaaggtcactgacatagcccaaactactagcaagctgaagtggcagtggacagTACTCAtacctgtcgtagaggcgatggccgttggtgACTGAATGTCCTGATCTCGtcctacgcttgcttaaacttGGTCTCTacgaccgcgtttaagcaagcgtagtgtgagacgccttccagcacgatcgacgatataaagaggctggtgggaagtggctggatgaggaaggctaaggaccgggtgtggtggctctctttagggaaggcctatgtccaacagtggatgtctacaggctgatgatgatgaataactataatataaaagaatAAGGTTCTCAAATGAGCGTTTTACTTGTTTTCAGAATACCGTGTGCCGGGCACTGCGGCACCGGGCGGCGAGTGCGCGTTCACATACCGCTCGGAAGCAAAGAAGCGCGGCGACTTCAACTCGCCCCGCTACCCCTCCAACTACCCGTCGCACACCAACTGCACCTACACGCTGGTGGCCACGCCCAACGAGCAGGTCACCGTCGTGTTCGACCACTTCAAGGTGCGCGCTGACTCGTGGAACGCCACTGCTGGCTTGTACGGGTAAGTTCTAAGCTAACCTATGCTTTCTTGTAAGAATTAAGACCCAAACTATTTTTTGTGGGTGATGAAAATCATCCTGATAAGAAAGAGAAGCTCAgatctcagacctgggcgcgtttggaaccctcgtatctttagttttaaattcgcgtaaaaattatcaccagtatatcttacaaatccaacaaccgaccatcgaaaagtgtaatttattaccttaaGTAGCcttatgcctacgacttcgtccgcgtggactacacaaattttaaacccctattttactcccttaggggttgaatattcaaaaatcctttcttagtggatgtctacgtcataatagctatctgcagtccgatccgaccagtagtttgagctgtgcgttgatagatcagtcagtcagtcagtcggtcagtcacctttccttttatgtatttagattttgaaatttgaataaattatttgactatttGATCATTTGACAATGCGAGTAGGTATGTTTTTCTAAACGAATCCATCGTTTTCTCTATTCCAGTGGCGCGACATGCATGGAAGACTGGGTGGAGGCGTGGTGGACGGGCCGCGAGGGCAGCCGCGTCCCGCTGGGCCGCTGGTGCGGACTCGCCACGCCCGGCCCGCTGCAGTCGCCACGCGGAGCCCTAGGCCTCCTCATTGCATTGCACACCGACTATGAATCAGTTGCCTCCGGGTTTAAGGCACGATATGTGTTCGAGGTTAGTAGTCTTAATCTGGAAGTATACTAGCGTGTATAAGTCCCacgaattgctattgcgctggaaacatgtctcattaacatcgaaaagacgtcattttgacgtcatttgacttatatttcagtaaaaatataccatctgctcgaaacttcagtctagttctgacatcactaaaatggcggccacgcgcattagcaatttgcaggacttttaaccagtcaaaTGCGAGTtagattcgcacacgaagggttccgtagtatcgtacaagatattataTAACACTTCAATTTGTTTTGTGACGTAACCTcaaagtcacggttttcggattcttccctttacttgttctacaagacattgctaccttccacatgattctagatcaacaggaAACTCTTTATAGGGTTTGATTCCATTGACTTGTcttgacacgacagacagacaaacagataatgaagtgattctataaaggTTTCTTTTTcgctggagatacggaaccctaattaatattaacaaaGAATATAATGTATATGCGGTCGGTGGTCATCAAATATTTTGTCTCTCATTCTAGCCGGCGAAGTCAATATTCGGTGACTGCGGCGGTAATGTATCGGGCTCCTCGTGGGGCGCCGTGACGTCACCGCGGTACCCGCTGCCCTACGAGCCGCCGTCACGCGGCGCCGCCTCGCGCGTCTGCAACTGGTTCATCACAGCGCGCCCCGGGAAGCGAGTCCTCATCAACTTCGACCACTTCGCCGTCGAGGGACATCTCACGGGTACTTTTGTCTCTCTCGTTGTATCGGGCTCATCGTGGGGTGCGGTGACGTCACCACAGTACCCGCTGCCCTACGAGCCGCCGTCGCGCGGCGCCGCCTCGCGCGTCTGCAACTGGTTCATCACGGCGCGCCCCGGGAAGCGAGTCCTCATCAACTTTGACCATTTCGCCGTCGAAGGACATCTCACGGGTACTTATTTTTCCCTTCTCGGTCATGCTTCTTTATGCCGGAGGGCAACCCGgacgtcactcgcgctatcccacaccgaagcgggggctgtgcaggtgtgcggggcatccccgaCCCTTGGACGATAGATCGTCCAAGCCCcgacccgattgccatctcgatgtGTGAGGGAGATACAGTTCGAGAGATTGAAAGAGAAAACTTGCTTTTTTTGTTACAGAGCGCGGATGTCCGGCGGCGGTGCTGCGGCTGTGGTACGAGAGCCCGGGCCCACCGCTCGAGCTGTGCGGAGAGAAGGCACCCTCCGACCGCTGGCAATACCTCTCCACATCTAACTCCATACGACTCTCGTGAGTATCTGCCGATACTGAGTAACGACTGCCCGACTTACACGAATTAAAACAACCTTCCCCCTGAACCttttaatttggtacagaaccACATTGCATTTCTTCATGCCAACCATTTGTTTGCTCATTCGCATTTTTTCGTTTTCTCGTTCTCTCCTCATTTTAACAATCcagaaattatgaaataaaaagccGTTAAATAATTcagtcagagcgtcgggcgcgatcccaggagacgcgggttcgattcctgccggtccgcaatttttgatatattgtatttaaaaaaatccttgaactgtaggtaaaacactataaaaatcataaaaacagtgtaataatgttttttaaatcataGATGTATGTGAATAAAGTAGGTCAATATGTGACACATTTGATTTCAGAATCAGAATTTTAAGATATGAGcgtagataaaaaaaaattatggtactATACATAGGCCTCATATTTTGTCATGTTATATGAATTGTTATAAAACACGGTGTACGCACCAGTGGCACGTGTGAAACGTTTCCAGGTTTATAATAGCAGACAAGTCGGTGGGCGCGGGCGGGTGGCGCGCCATCTGGACGGAGGTGACGGTGGGTGGCACGGGCGACAACTGCCCGGCGGCGTGCGGCGGCGCGTGTCTGCCCGAGCGCGCCGCGTGCTCCAACCTGCAGCACTGCGCGGGCCAGCCCGCTGCCAAGCCCGACTACTGTTAGTATAGCCACGATACCAGCTAAGTACCATACACGTCTTCACACAATTCACAATCACCAAGCTCCCTATAGACTTACAGTTCGTTTTGCGTAAAAAGATCACTGATGTTGTACCTGCGCAGTAGAAATTTTTGATTGGTTTTGTGATACGAAGTGAGCGGCGACAGAAGGGGATATTATGTTCGGTTAATCATTAGTTCGTTCGGGAAATGAAGGATGAGGAAGATTGAGGACCGGGTATGATGGCGACTATTACAGAAGGTCTATCttcaacagtggatgtccataAACTAACGATGTTGATGATTTTGATGTTCGTTCAGTCAATTATTAGGTTCACAGGCTGCAGATGAAAGTAGAACAACTacgtataatacgcgacaggtcaagataaagaagaagaagaaggtcaATCGGGAGGCGGGTGGACGTCCCGCAcatccacacgtcacccgcgctatcccacaccaggttagtgcgggggctgagcaagtgtgcggggcgtcaccaccccgctcgccatctcgacctgtcgcctactatatacacgctgaaattttgatggttgttttcccgaagcgaaatgattttgtcgtggtattacaatcgatttataaatataaaaaaatgtcaaatttacaatcgagaaaaacaaaaatcgaatgagacctcgaaccaatagtgataccgcgtgcgtgcaggctagtttatgtcgtatcactacgcgcgagagcttattttgctctaaactttttcactttaatGGCAGCGCGGTTCAagtggatgtacctacatgCTATTCACGTTACTTCTAGggcgttactattgtttctcacactttcgagtttcgTTTCGacttttttcaaaacaaaaacatttttattttttaagtttaactcaaaatttcggtagtactactgagggcgaatcgttctgccgcgggaagacaaccactaaagtTTCACCGTGTATGTATGTACTTGGGCGCAGATATAGCCTCGACCCGTCCACTATCGCCCAGCAGTCTTTTTGAACGTGAAACGAATTGTATAATGGTCTaatttcaaatttcatatcaTCGTATGgtaaatatatacttacctatgatGATACGATGATTCATACTAATTTACAAAGCCCGATTACTGTTAGTATTAAACAGAACTTCATATTATCACGAGTTTAAAGACCACATTCCCATCACATTTAGGTACAAAGCTACAATAACAGAGAACATGCAAACATTTTAACACAAATCATCTCTAGACTTCAGGTAGCTAACCAGAAACATGTCTGCTAACGCATCTTGCTAAGGACATACTggttaaacaatttattttgcaagtagcttatgctcgcgacttcgtccgcttggacacacaaattttaaacccctattttacccccttaggggttaaattttcaaaaatccttttttagcagatgtttacctcataatagctatctgcatgccaaatttcagcccgatacggccggtagtttgagctgtgcgttgaaagatcagtcagtcagtcagtcaccttttccttttatatatttagatttgataaataatatgatGACTGTTTGTGTGCACAACCAGTGAGTTTACCTACACAGCTATTAGTCGTATGTCCATTACACTAACAGTTAAAacacaatattaataaaacggCGGCTTTTTACTTTAACTTATTATACTAAATTTTTTATCCCAAATGTGCCTAGTCGAATGACTTCTTAACTTTACACAACAAAAATTACCCGTGACAAAAGTGTATtcgaataattattatcataaaaaatatacacgAGATGCATCTCTTAGCGGTGATTTGGCTTGTGCAAAATAATTATGAGTATTATCATTGTCACAGAATCATACAAACATAGCGCTGGGCATTTGCTAATACTAACTGCAGTAGGTAATAAATGCACAAAAACACTTGCACAATGCACCTGATTGagaaaatgtatctataaaattatattatggttacgtggtttatcaaataataattgtatactgaatagaaaaatatataaaacttaaaatataaagaAGTATTTTTTGGAATTTAAAATACGACCGTTACCTCCGATAACGTTAGGTTAGAATTATGTAATTTGTAAACCACTAATGTAAGTAGCATATGTCATGTGTGACTTTGTAAAGTTAAGGCGATTTAAACAATCAGTGATGTGATGTTGTCGATAAATGTTGTTAAAATTGATCATTTAAAAACGTACTTTACTGCTTTTGATTAAGAAAAATACCTTTTGTAAAAATAGACTTTTTcactaaaaagttaaattggGCCCAAATTGGGACTCGATCCCGTGCTGAGTGCCAACTAGTTTTTTTCCTCTATTAAAGAATACTTTaggaaatacttatattttttaatattatttttcgaaGCTTATTTAATGACATAATTGCTTCTACTGATTGCTGTATTACGACTAATCTATTTAACATAATTGGTATacaaatcattattataattattatatatttttatctaattaGAGTACAGTTTTCAAAATTACCATTTACCTATTGACTACATTGTTGTTCATATGTTGTTCTTAGCACTTTGCAATTTCACATACAATATTGTATCTACACAGTTGCATTTTGTTGttgcaaaaatatattaataaaataactattttataaaatgtagaTTTTCATGGAGTAAGCAGTACTATTTGTTCTTCAAAAGGCTATTATTTTTGTGTTTACCTCAAAAttgattattataaaataaaatgaaattttccCTAGGTATATTTTAAGGGTGAAAAAGATTATTTTGAAAGGAATTCCAGATAATTCGTATATGCAAACGCTTCTTGCTGCTTACTCCTGCTTTGctctaaaaataattgtaagatATTGTATTAAAACACTGTAGAACTGTTAAACGTAAAATTTAAACAACATAAATAACATTACAATCACTGTACTTTTACCTTCTCAGTATTGACGGTTCAATGCAATCTTTGTCTCAGAGGATATTCTTAATATGTTAAATGTTGGTAGGTGTTTAGAATCGATGACAATTTGAACTGTTGGTGAAAATAGCGCAATATATTGACGATGTTGCAAGAATGTGGATCTTTTTATTTACAAGCTATGTTCtccttttataaaacaactttTTAAATCTCTTCACTTAACATAAAATGTCATTCTACATCCATAAACTATGCTCCACCTAAATAGTTGTTTAAAATTCGTCTGATTTTTTTCTTATATACTGTGATGACTCAGGGGagatgaagaaaaaaaaacgttcTTCGCACACGTTTTCTGATTAAATAGGCGTGAATTCCTTATGGGACGAAGTTGCATTGAGTCATCGCACTATGGGGCCCGTGGCACCGCGTCCAATGATAGAAATACTTGAATCAAATTGCATATTTTTATAACCGATTAAACTATTCATTATATTACGtgtaaatttattataaaa
The DNA window shown above is from Maniola hyperantus chromosome 10, iAphHyp1.2, whole genome shotgun sequence and carries:
- the LOC117985841 gene encoding cubilin isoform X2; translation: MAAAHWLNSLGYLSLSLLCLLATTLQVTSECDRTFVSRSGAFNSTFHAPELHNPNNHSRQCLYTFLAAPGQRVLVEFRTFDLRGRPPDGAAVGELPSCMHEYMDIYSEMVSLEPGELVNSAFGGRYCGPIPPRRRVSLNRAVALAFFTDHTYTPPLLFTGTYRFINASEFEVGTPVPNTLCSYVIEASKRKTGLLLSPTYPGVYPKDIVCNYMFKGQAGQRIRLEFRDFDLFFGGPHCPFDWVRVYDGPDNSSAVIGTYCGQQRNLVLYSSDERLLVTFYTLPRAANTQNRGFKGIFEFSESFVKLDFISKHDAEHIRGSECDQKILSKKESTGFVYHPNYPFPYIPKVVCRYFIYGMQDSQNLERVRLEFQNFSISKTIPKGESPKADSACPDGYLKVYLRGQEATDSYDKHDAELCGEMEEGPPAFPPPLLSDGPRLVMVFSSGDYQGRGFKAKYTFETEYRVPGTAAPGGECAFTYRSEAKKRGDFNSPRYPSNYPSHTNCTYTLVATPNEQVTVVFDHFKVRADSWNATAGLYGGATCMEDWVEAWWTGREGSRVPLGRWCGLATPGPLQSPRGALGLLIALHTDYESVASGFKARYVFEPAKSIFGDCGGNVSGSSWGAVTSPRYPLPYEPPSRGAASRVCNWFITARPGKRVLINFDHFAVEGHLTERGCPAAVLRLWYESPGPPLELCGEKAPSDRWQYLSTSNSIRLSFIIADKSVGAGGWRAIWTEVTVGGTGDNCPAACGGACLPERAACSNLQHCAGQPAAKPDYCESVSPSSGASNAVWWVAGCTGGGVLSLAACWRRRRRAPRRPPPPPRPPPRPLAARLAAPPDTV
- the LOC117985841 gene encoding cubilin isoform X1; translation: MAAAHWLNSLGYLSLSLLCLLATTLQVTSVLGGETTELSSAASLAEPSPTKLPKCDRTFVSRSGAFNSTFHAPELHNPNNHSRQCLYTFLAAPGQRVLVEFRTFDLRGRPPDGAAVGELPSCMHEYMDIYSEMVSLEPGELVNSAFGGRYCGPIPPRRRVSLNRAVALAFFTDHTYTPPLLFTGTYRFINASEFEVGTPVPNTLCSYVIEASKRKTGLLLSPTYPGVYPKDIVCNYMFKGQAGQRIRLEFRDFDLFFGGPHCPFDWVRVYDGPDNSSAVIGTYCGQQRNLVLYSSDERLLVTFYTLPRAANTQNRGFKGIFEFSESFVKLDFISKHDAEHIRGSECDQKILSKKESTGFVYHPNYPFPYIPKVVCRYFIYGMQDSQNLERVRLEFQNFSISKTIPKGESPKADSACPDGYLKVYLRGQEATDSYDKHDAELCGEMEEGPPAFPPPLLSDGPRLVMVFSSGDYQGRGFKAKYTFETEYRVPGTAAPGGECAFTYRSEAKKRGDFNSPRYPSNYPSHTNCTYTLVATPNEQVTVVFDHFKVRADSWNATAGLYGGATCMEDWVEAWWTGREGSRVPLGRWCGLATPGPLQSPRGALGLLIALHTDYESVASGFKARYVFEPAKSIFGDCGGNVSGSSWGAVTSPRYPLPYEPPSRGAASRVCNWFITARPGKRVLINFDHFAVEGHLTERGCPAAVLRLWYESPGPPLELCGEKAPSDRWQYLSTSNSIRLSFIIADKSVGAGGWRAIWTEVTVGGTGDNCPAACGGACLPERAACSNLQHCAGQPAAKPDYCESVSPSSGASNAVWWVAGCTGGGVLSLAACWRRRRRAPRRPPPPPRPPPRPLAARLAAPPDTV
- the LOC117985841 gene encoding cubilin isoform X3, with translation MAAAHWLNSLGYLSLSLLCLLATTLQVTSVLGGETTELSSAASLAEPSPTKLPKCDRTFVSRSGAFNSTFHAPELHNPNNHSRQCLYTFLAAPGQRVLVEFRTFDLRGRPPDGAAVGELPSCMHEYMDIYSEMVSLEPGELVNSAFGGRYCGPIPPRRRVSLNRAVALAFFTDHTYTPPLLFTGTYRFINASEFEVGTPVPNTLCSYVIEASKRKTGLLLSPTYPGVYPKDIVCNYMFKGQAGQRIRLEFRDFDLFFGGPHCPFDWVRVYDGPDNSSAVIGTYCGQQRNLVLYSSDERLLVTFYTLPRAANTQNRGFKGIFEFSESFVKLDFISKHDAEHIRGSECDQKILSKKESTGFVYHPNYPFPYIPKVVCRYFIYGMQDSQNLERVRLEFQNFSISKTIPKGESPKADSACPDGYLKVYLRGQEATDSYDKHDAELCGEMEEGPPAFPPPLLSDGPRLVMVFSSGDYQGRGFKAKYTFETEYRVPGTAAPGGECAFTYRSEAKKRGDFNSPRYPSNYPSHTNCTYTLVATPNEQVTVVFDHFKVRADSWNATAGLYGGATCMEDWVEAWWTGREGSRVPLGRWCGLATPGPLQSPRGALGLLIALHTDYESVASGFKARYVFEPAKSIFGDCGGNVSGSSWGAVTSPRYPLPYEPPSRGAASRVCNWFITARPGKRVLINFDHFAVEGHLTERGCPAAVLRLWYESPGPPLELCGEKAPSDRWQYLSTSNSIRLSFIIADKSVGAGGWRAIWTEVTVGGTGDNCPAACGGACLPERAACSNLQHCAGQPAAKPDYCGAASGQAAPRAVLAVLSLVLAAPH